The Argopecten irradians isolate NY chromosome 6, Ai_NY, whole genome shotgun sequence genome has a window encoding:
- the LOC138325613 gene encoding aminopeptidase O-like isoform X2: MMSYQEESDHENDLPLMSNVRDILVYHYILDLKCHLEDKTISGSVVVCCRPNRRDDTSCDSFCTDNKELVCQDTTKELSGNSHISNVSALTSLTSEITSNHKYSFGTQECNPSGFSFSDRSDSFANIDQFASSSECNTTAQTHRLGDINNECQNSEKERCVLDRKRMHFPSDEFEEITVAKKLLINKETFNEDDMCKDKHIPLDMSSCDHPTLSSDEMDNNSEFQMMLDCCDISILNVQDLTGCKEVLAQGKNDPFSKIQNWGNDANTNALKFIVEKNCLRVFKPGCSCVEDFPKIIKISFCTKPEGQSLKWTVDQDGQPCVYTHGNWINNRSLFPSQDVPVSMATWEAVVSVETSVTVVMSGDKDPISRTTEDGWTQFYFHTQMSMPSSTISLAIGHWCVSSLIDINSLSETEQKKTIPCRLFCASSMVAEARQEIGQYIGSCLRAAHDTLGPHPFQRLDIVMVPSSFDSLGMASPSMLYLSQSVLVGDFSMCVRIAHEVSHSWFGLAIGPSDWTEEWLTEGFCTYTEDIIHNLAMQTVGRWTLEYGYQHHGIRDFLRYRTLVAELEHTEEELQTLRPNKNEDQDESNIVYVKNGMNPDKRFMQVHYLKGYFLLRYLERKTGRNHFLCMMREYVKQFNGRLVSSQEVLSFFLGNCPKLQEAGITETVISSEWLDCPGIPKHLQNFQMDKDNAIANKVFRQVNGLTEISMYRASHKKKSLQLQERLTKMDAIQLSFVMVKLLKAKKDI, translated from the exons ATGATGTCTTACCAAGAGGAATCTGATCATGAAAATGACTTACCTTTAATGTCTAATGTACGCGATATTCTTGTGTACCATTACATTCTAGACCTCAAATGCCATCTGGAAGACAAAACAATTAGTGGGTCTGTTGTGGTTTGCTGTAGGCCAAATCGTAGAGATGATACCAGTTGTGACAGCTTCTGCACAGACAACAAAGAACTTGTTTGTCAAGATACAACCAAAGAGTTATCGGGGAACAGCCATATTTCTAATGTCTCTGCCTTGACCTCACTGACATCAGAGATTACGTCTAATCACAAATATTCATTTGGTACGCAAGAATGTAACCCATCAGGATTTTCATTTTCAGATAGGAGTGATagttttgcaaatattgatCAATTTGCATCATCATCTGAGTGTAACACAACAGCTCAAACTCATAGACTTGGTGACATTAACAATGAGTGTCAAAATTCTGAAAAAGAAAGATGTGTATTGGACAGAAAGAGAATGCATTTTCCATCTGATGAATTTGAAGAAATCACTGTAGCAAAAAAGTTACTTATCAACAAAGAGACATTTAATGAAGATGACATGTGCAAAGACAAACATATTCCTTTGGATATGTCATCCTGTGATCATCCTACACTGTCTTCCGATGAAATGGATAATAATTCAGAGTTTCAGATGATGCTGGATTGTTGTGATATCAGTATACTGAATGTACAGGATTTAACTGGATGTAAGGAGGTTCTTGCTCAGGGTAAAAATGACCCTTTCAGCAAAATACAAAACTGGGGGAATGATGCTAATACAAATGCCTTGAAGTTCATTGTGGAAAAAAATTGCTTAAGAGTTTTTAAACCTGGATGTTCATGTGTTGAGGACTTtccaaaaataataaagatttCTTTTTGTACTAAACCTGAAGGCCAGTCACTGAAATGGACTGTAGATCAGGATGGGCA GCCATGTGTGTATACCCATGGGAATTGGATAAACAACAGGTCTCTCTTCCCTAGCCAGGATGTTCCTGTCTCCATGGCGACTTGGGAGGCTGTGGTCTCTGTGGAAACATCAGTTACCGTGGTGATGAGCGGGGACAAGGACCCTATATCTAGAACCACAGAGGATG GTTGGACACAGTTTTATTTCCACACACAAATGTCCATGCCTTCGTCCACTATATCCCTAGCTATTGGACATTGGTGTGTCAGCTCACTCATTgatatcaacag CTTGTCTGAAACAGAACAGAAGAAAACAATACCTTGTCGACTGTTCTGTGCCTCCAGTATGGTGGCTGAGGCCAGACAAGAGATTGGTCAGTACATTGGGAGCTGTCTGAGGGCAGCACACGACACATTGGGGCCACATCCATTTCAAAGACTCGACATTGTGATGGTACCTTCATCTTTTGACAGCCTTGGCATGGCAAG CCCCAGTATGTTGTACCTGTCACAGTCCGTGTTAGTAGGTGACTTCAGCATGTGTGTTCGTATTGCACATGAAGTTAGCCATTCCTGGTTTGGGCTGGCCATTGGTCCGAGTGACTGGACAGAAGAATGGCTGACAGAGGGTTTCTGTACCTATACAGAGGACATTATACACAATCTCGCTATGCAG ACAGTAGGTAGATGGACACTGGAGTATGGGTACCAACATCATGGCATCAGGGACTTTCTCCGGTACAGGACGCTGGTGGCTGAGCTGGAACATACTGAGGAAGAACTCCAGACACTCAG GCCAAACAAAAATGAAGATCAAGATGAATCCAATATTGTTTATGTGAAAAATGGGATGAATCCTGATAAAAGATTCATGCAAGTGCATTACCTAAAG GGCTACTTTCTTCTGCGGTATCTAGAGAGAAAGACCGGAAGAAATCATTTTCTATGTATGATGAGAGAGTACGTAAAACAGTTCAATGGAAGATTGGTTTCATCTCAG GAAGTGTTGTCATTTTTTCTCGGAAACTGCCCAAAGTTACA AGAAGCAGGAATAACGGAAACTGTGATTAGCTCAGAATGGCTTGACTGCCCTGGAATACCAAAg CATCTACAAAACTTTCAAATGGACAAAGATAATGCGATAGCAAACAAAGTGTTTCGGCAG GTGAACGGTCTGACCGAGATATCGATGTATCGGGCATCTCACAAGAAAAAATCACTGCAGCTGCAAGAAAGGTTGACAAAG